A section of the Oncorhynchus gorbuscha isolate QuinsamMale2020 ecotype Even-year linkage group LG04, OgorEven_v1.0, whole genome shotgun sequence genome encodes:
- the srrd gene encoding SRR1-like protein isoform X2, whose protein sequence is MPNNGEEWQVARRRKGAGRRGKIPHTACHEPGHADAVDIDRTKQRITETIAELRCADFWFEWRDRLTAVADSPEVGGDPAAGSDPRPEGGDRAREAPSGPLECVCYGLGSFSCCVTARYQLAMLLLILESLQIPMEWCSVYDPVFSSGEMEEGKRAVSRPTLFYLMHCGKALYNNLLWKNWSRDALPLLTIIGNSFAGIKDRMIQRELQRDYSYIAHAVCVCEEWPLPCPSRLLDIFNDTALITFKPSSLCKLPQSAWREAPEPQYQHCPDLEIIQRPTEMRGVEDEGITVVSVVPSEMRG, encoded by the exons ATGCCGAACAATGGTGAGGAGTGGCAGGTGGCCCGGCGACGGAAGGGAGCAGGCCGCAGAGGGAAGATTCCTCACACGGCCTGTCATGAACCTGGACACGCCGACGCTGTGGACATAGATAGGACCAAACAAAGGATCACAGAAACCAT TGCTGAATTGAGGTGTGCAGACTTCTGGTTTGAGTGGAGAG ATCGACTGACGGCTGTGGCAGACTCCCCAGAGGTTGGAGGGGACCCAGCAGCAGGCTCTGACCCAAGACCTGAGGGTGGGGACCGGGCCCGGGAGGCCCCTAGCGGCccactggagtgtgtgtgttatggtctGGGCTCCTTCTCTTGCTGTGTGACAGCTCGTTACCAACTAGCTATGCTGCTATTGATTCTGGAGTCACTACAg ATCCCTATGGAGTGGTGCAGTGTGTACGACCCTGTGTTTTCCTCAGGGGAGATGGAG GAGGGGAAGCGAGCAGTGTCGAGGCCAACTCTTTTCTACCTGATGCATTGTGGGAAGGCTCTGTACAACAACCTGCTTTGGAAGAACTGGAGTAGAGATGCACTGCCTCTACTGACTATCATAGGAAACAGCTTTGCAGGCATaaaggacag GATGATTCAGAGAGAACTCCAGAGAGACTACAGCTACATAGCACAC gctgtgtgtgtgtgtgaggagtggCCCCTTCCATGCCCGTCCCGACTCCTGGACATCTTCAATGACACTGCCCTCATCACCTTTAAGCCCAGCAGTCTCTGCAAACTCCCACAATCCGCCTGGAGGGAAGCACCAGAGCCCCAATACCAACACTGCCCCGATCTGGAGATCATACAGAGGCCCACAGAGatgagaggggtggaggatgaaggAATCACTGTGGTCTCTGTGGTTCCCAGTGAAATGAGAGGATAA
- the srrd gene encoding SRR1-like protein isoform X1: MPNNGEEWQVARRRKGAGRRGKIPHTACHEPGHADAVDIDRTKQRITETIAELRCADFWFEWRDRLTAVADSPEVGGDPAAGSDPRPEGGDRAREAPSGPLECVCYGLGSFSCCVTARYQLAMLLLILESLQIPMEWCSVYDPVFSSGEMEVLRQLGLNVLTENEEGKRAVSRPTLFYLMHCGKALYNNLLWKNWSRDALPLLTIIGNSFAGIKDRMIQRELQRDYSYIAHAVCVCEEWPLPCPSRLLDIFNDTALITFKPSSLCKLPQSAWREAPEPQYQHCPDLEIIQRPTEMRGVEDEGITVVSVVPSEMRG; the protein is encoded by the exons ATGCCGAACAATGGTGAGGAGTGGCAGGTGGCCCGGCGACGGAAGGGAGCAGGCCGCAGAGGGAAGATTCCTCACACGGCCTGTCATGAACCTGGACACGCCGACGCTGTGGACATAGATAGGACCAAACAAAGGATCACAGAAACCAT TGCTGAATTGAGGTGTGCAGACTTCTGGTTTGAGTGGAGAG ATCGACTGACGGCTGTGGCAGACTCCCCAGAGGTTGGAGGGGACCCAGCAGCAGGCTCTGACCCAAGACCTGAGGGTGGGGACCGGGCCCGGGAGGCCCCTAGCGGCccactggagtgtgtgtgttatggtctGGGCTCCTTCTCTTGCTGTGTGACAGCTCGTTACCAACTAGCTATGCTGCTATTGATTCTGGAGTCACTACAg ATCCCTATGGAGTGGTGCAGTGTGTACGACCCTGTGTTTTCCTCAGGGGAGATGGAGGTACTGAGACAGCTTGGCCTCAACGTGCTGACTGAGAACGAG GAGGGGAAGCGAGCAGTGTCGAGGCCAACTCTTTTCTACCTGATGCATTGTGGGAAGGCTCTGTACAACAACCTGCTTTGGAAGAACTGGAGTAGAGATGCACTGCCTCTACTGACTATCATAGGAAACAGCTTTGCAGGCATaaaggacag GATGATTCAGAGAGAACTCCAGAGAGACTACAGCTACATAGCACAC gctgtgtgtgtgtgtgaggagtggCCCCTTCCATGCCCGTCCCGACTCCTGGACATCTTCAATGACACTGCCCTCATCACCTTTAAGCCCAGCAGTCTCTGCAAACTCCCACAATCCGCCTGGAGGGAAGCACCAGAGCCCCAATACCAACACTGCCCCGATCTGGAGATCATACAGAGGCCCACAGAGatgagaggggtggaggatgaaggAATCACTGTGGTCTCTGTGGTTCCCAGTGAAATGAGAGGATAA
- the tfip11 gene encoding tuftelin-interacting protein 11, which yields MSMSHLYGRQGEEEDEGVEVEKFEVTEWDLANEFNPERRRHRQTKEEAVYGIWAERGDSDDERPSFGGKRSKDYSAPVSFVSAGLRKSAAEENQQQQQQIDGGSDDSDNDNTPPAQPPPRDTAPKKLQTGGHFRGNSQSQRTGFAAGIRAGGDLGTWEKHTKGIGQKLLQKMGYVPGKGLGKNAQGILNPIEAKLRKGKGAVGAYGNERTKQSLQDFPVVDSEEEEEKEFQRELGQWRRDPAGGGGKKKPKYSYRTVEELKAKGKLAGRTTQTPAGELAQVKVIDMTGREQKVYYSYSQMTNKLSVPEEAPLSVATREQKTSGFALPELEHNLQLLIDLTEQDILQSSRRLQHERDVVVTLSHESSGLQTRLGTERDAIQRLEAVLQLVDRFQSGETAPGVGPSLQECAGVFETLQSEFYEEYKTLGLGDLAAAVVHPLLREKLRTWDPLKDSSYGLEEVGQWRAILESDQLHHANAPEAHMDPYHRLLWEVWIPVLRVCVSGWQPRMVGPMVDCVEVWAPLLPLWILNHLLEQLLFPRLQREVDSWNPLTDTVPIHSWLHPWLPLLQSRLEPLYPPIRSKLANALQRWHPSDGSARLILQPWRDVFTPGAWEAFMVKNIIPKLALCLGELVINPHQQQMEPFNWVLDWEGMLSPSSLVSLLDKHFFSKWLQVLCSWLSNSPNYEEITKWYLGWKSIFSDAVLAQPLVKDKFNEALDIMNRAVSSGLGGGYMQPGARENIAYLTHTERRKDFQYEALQERRDAESVAQRGIGASLPTNFKDLIQTKAEENNIVFMPLVAKRHEGKQLYTFGRIVIYIDRGVVFVQGEKTWVPTSLQSLIDMAK from the exons ATGTCTATGTCCCACCTGTACGGacggcagggagaggaggaggatgagggggtggaggtagagaaGTTTGAGGTGACAGAATGGGACCTGGCCAATGAGTTTAACCCGGAGCGtcgcagacacagacagaccaaaGAGGAGGCCGTCTATGGCATCtgggcagagaggggagactcCGACGATGAGAGACCCAGCTTCGGAGGGAAGAG GTCTAAGGACTACTCTGCCCCTGTGAGTTTTGTGAGTGCTGGGCTACGCAAGTCTGCAGCAGAGGAgaatcaacaacaacagcagcagataGATGGAGGGTCAGATGACTCTGACAATGACAACactccccctgcccaacccccacCCCGCGACACTGCACCTAAGAAACTGCAGACG GGTGGTCATTTCCGTGGCAATAGCCAGTCCCAGAGGACGGGGTTTGCGGCCGGTATCCGAGCTGGAGGAGACTTGGGCACTTGGGAGAAACACACCAAGGGGATTGGCCAGAAACTCCTCCAGAAGATGGGCTATGTACCAGGGAAAGGACTGGGGAAAAACGCCCAGG GTATTTTGAATCCCATTGAGGCAAAGCTTCGGAAGGGAAAGGGGGCGGTGGGCGCCTACGGCAACGAGAGAACCAAACAGTCACTACAGGACTTCCCTGTGGTTGActccgaggaggaggaggagaag GAGTTCCAGAGGGAACTAGGTCAGTGGCGTAGGGACCCTGCAGGTGGTGGAGGGAAGAAGAAACCAAAGTATTCCTACAGGACTGTAGAGGAGCTGAAGGCTAAAGGCAAGCTGGCTGGACGGACCACACAGACACCCGCTGGAGAACTGGCTCAAGTCAAG gtGATAGATATGACAGGCAGGGAACAGAAGGTGTATTACAGCTACAGTCAGATGACTAACAAACTCAGTGTACCAGAGGAGGCTCCACTGAGTGTGGCCACACGTGAGCAGAAGACGTCTGGCTTTGCCCTGCCAGAACTGGAACACAACCTGCAACTACTGATCGACCTGACGGAACAAGACATACTACag tcctcaCGGCGTCTGCAGCATGAGCGTGACGTGGTGGTGACTCTAAGCCACGAGAGCTCCGGTCTGCAGACGAGGCTCGGGACAGAACGGGATGCCATCCAGAGGCTAGAGGCAGTACTGCAGCTGGTGGATCGCTTTCAGAGCGGGGAGACTGCACCCGGGGTAGGACCCAGCCTGCAG GAGTGTGCTGGTGTTTTTGAGACTCTACAGAGTGAGTTCTATGAGGAGTACAAGACTCTAGGTTTGGGAGATCTGGCTGCGGCTGTAGTACATCCACTACTCCGAGAGAAACTACGCACATGGGATCCtctcaag GACAGTTCATATGGTCTGGAGGAGGTGGGTCAGTGGCGAGCCATCCTGGAGTCTGATCAGCTTCACCACGCCAACGCCCCTGAAGCACACATGGACCCATACCACAG gctgCTGTGGGAGGTGTGGATCCCTGTGCTGcgagtgtgtgtgtcggggtggcAGCCTCGCATGGTAGGACCCATGGTGGACTGTGTGGAGGTCTGGGCCCCTCTGCTGCCCCTCTGGATACTAAACCACCTCCTGGAACAACTCCTCTTCCCCAGGCTGCAGAGAGAG GTGGATAGCTGGAACCCCCTGACCGACACAGTGCCCATCCACTCCTGGCTCCACCCCTGGCTGCCTCTGCTCCAATCACGGCTGGAGCCTCTCTACCCACCCATCCGCAGTAAACTGGCCAATGCGCTGCAGCGCTGGCACCCGAGTGACGGCTCCGCCCGCCTCATCCTCCAACCATGGAGAGACGTGTTCACGCCCGGTGCCTGggaggccttcatggtcaaaaacATAATCCCTAAACTAG CTCTGTGTCTGGGGGAGCTGGTAATAAATCCTCACCAGCAGCAGATGGAGCCGTTCAATTGGGTGTTGGACTGGGAGGGCATGCTGTCTCCCTCTAGCCTCGTATCACTGCTGGACAAACACTTCTTCTCCAAGTGGCTAcag GTGCTGTGTTCGTGGCTCAGTAACAGTCCTAACTATGAGGAGATTACAAAGTGGTACCTAGGCTGGAAGTCCATATTCAGTGATGCTGTTCTGGCTCAGCCACTCGTTAAGGACAAGTTCAACGAAGCTCTGGACATCATGAACCGCGCTGTCTCCTCTGGCCTTG GTGGGGGGTACATGCAGCCTGGTGCCCGTGAGAACATAGcatacctcacacacacagagcgtcGTAAAGACTTCCAGTACGAGGCTCTGCAGGAGCGCCGGGATGCTGAGAGCGTGGCGCAGCGAGGCATCGGTGCCAGCTTGCCCACCAACTTCAAAGACCTGATCCAGACCAAGGCTGAGGAGAACAACATTGTCTTCATGCCGCTGGTTGCCAAACGCCACGAGGGCAAACAGCTGTACACCTTTGGACGTATCGTCATCTACATAGACAGAGGAGTGGTCTTCGTACAGGGAGAGAAGACCTGGGTCCCTACATCCCTACAGAGTCTCATAGATATGGCCAAGTGA